A genomic segment from Microbacterium sp. SORGH_AS_0428 encodes:
- a CDS encoding TetR family transcriptional regulator, which produces MPTAVSSRPDALRNRAALVEAATSLIARDPHASIASIAEAAGVSRRAVYGHFPDRGALVAELVRSGAERFNALAAETTTDEPAPLALARLTARLWDEAAQVQVAASLALDDAHIEQTAYILAPVRRRLMAIVREGQDAGTLRADLTAATLARLIEEAARMVITRIDAASSHARGLAVRTVLSIAGLSWRETDALLETHPELAEED; this is translated from the coding sequence ATGCCCACCGCTGTTTCGTCGCGCCCTGACGCCCTGCGCAATCGCGCGGCGCTCGTCGAGGCCGCCACTTCTCTGATCGCGCGCGACCCGCACGCATCCATCGCCTCGATCGCCGAGGCCGCGGGCGTCAGCCGTCGCGCCGTGTACGGCCACTTCCCCGACAGGGGCGCCCTCGTGGCCGAGCTCGTCCGCTCCGGTGCCGAGCGCTTCAACGCCCTCGCCGCCGAGACGACCACCGACGAGCCGGCGCCTCTCGCCCTCGCTCGACTGACCGCTCGGCTGTGGGACGAGGCCGCGCAGGTGCAGGTCGCCGCATCCCTCGCGCTCGACGACGCGCACATCGAGCAGACCGCCTACATCCTCGCTCCCGTCCGGCGCCGCCTGATGGCGATCGTGCGCGAGGGACAGGATGCCGGAACACTGCGCGCCGACCTGACCGCGGCGACGCTCGCGCGACTCATCGAGGAGGCCGCGCGCATGGTGATCACCCGTATCGACGCGGCGAGTTCGCACGCGCGCGGGCTCGCGGTGCGTACCGTGCTCAGTATCGCCGGACTCTCCTGGCGCGAGACGGACGCCCTGCTCGAGACCCACCCGGAGCTGGCGGAGGAGGACTGA
- a CDS encoding NmrA family NAD(P)-binding protein, which translates to MTILVTAASGHLGRLIVDSLLERGVAASDIVAGARSLDKVADLADRGVRTAVVDYDAPETLDAAFAGIDRVVLVSGSEVGKRLAQHQAVIDAAVAAKVGGLVYTSLYRATTSPLPLAAEHVATEEALAASGLPHTILRNNWYIENYAQDVARAAESGVIAAAVADGKVAAAARADYAEAAAVVATDDAYLGRVLELAGDAAFGYADLAAAAAEIHGRDVTYVALSEEHLLETLRGAGLDEGTAGFVAALDAGIAAGALDSDDHTLSQLIGRPTTPLIDALRAAL; encoded by the coding sequence ATGACCATTCTCGTCACCGCCGCTAGCGGACACCTCGGCCGCCTCATCGTCGACAGCCTGCTCGAGCGCGGCGTCGCCGCATCCGACATCGTCGCAGGCGCCCGCAGCCTCGACAAGGTCGCCGACCTCGCCGACCGGGGCGTGCGCACCGCCGTCGTCGACTACGACGCACCCGAGACGCTCGACGCCGCCTTCGCCGGGATCGATCGCGTCGTGCTCGTCTCGGGCTCCGAGGTGGGCAAGCGTCTGGCCCAGCACCAGGCGGTCATCGACGCCGCCGTGGCCGCGAAGGTCGGTGGGCTCGTCTACACGAGCCTCTACCGCGCCACCACGAGCCCGCTGCCCCTGGCGGCCGAGCATGTCGCCACCGAGGAGGCGCTGGCCGCATCCGGCCTGCCCCACACGATCCTTCGCAACAACTGGTACATCGAGAACTATGCGCAGGATGTGGCCCGCGCCGCCGAGTCCGGCGTGATCGCCGCCGCCGTCGCCGACGGGAAGGTCGCAGCGGCCGCCCGGGCGGACTACGCCGAGGCCGCCGCGGTCGTCGCGACGGACGACGCGTACCTCGGGCGCGTGCTCGAGCTCGCCGGTGATGCAGCGTTCGGCTATGCCGACCTCGCTGCCGCCGCCGCCGAGATCCACGGGCGCGACGTGACGTATGTGGCGCTGTCCGAGGAGCACCTGCTCGAGACCCTGCGCGGTGCCGGACTGGACGAGGGCACGGCCGGCTTCGTCGCCGCGCTGGATGCGGGGATCGCGGCGGGCGCCCTCGACTCCGACGACCACACGCTGTCGCAGCTCATCGGCCGGCCCACCACGCCGCTCATCGACGCACTGCGCGCCGCGCTCTGA
- a CDS encoding MerR family transcriptional regulator: MRISELVERTGVPLPTLKFYVREGLLRGRATAPNQAVYDEEHVERVRLIGALTGAADMSLAQVRKVLEVLDEGADPVTAMGRAVATMTPVTGQSARHAGEAARMGIHVPEDYPAVEHLDAAVAAVQAAGLPWDEEIAARYIVPLRQMAASELVPLADMERGDAVTYAVLGTALYEPVILALRRLLHAELVIGRGAPKKS; encoded by the coding sequence ATGCGGATATCCGAACTCGTGGAGCGCACCGGCGTCCCGCTGCCCACCCTCAAGTTCTATGTGCGGGAGGGGCTGCTGCGCGGGCGGGCGACAGCGCCGAACCAGGCGGTGTACGACGAGGAACACGTCGAGCGGGTTCGATTGATCGGTGCTCTCACCGGTGCCGCGGACATGTCCCTCGCCCAGGTCAGGAAAGTGCTCGAGGTGCTCGACGAAGGCGCGGACCCGGTCACGGCAATGGGCAGGGCGGTGGCGACCATGACTCCCGTAACGGGGCAGTCGGCGAGGCACGCGGGCGAGGCGGCGCGAATGGGGATCCACGTACCCGAGGACTATCCGGCGGTGGAACACCTGGACGCCGCCGTCGCGGCGGTCCAGGCGGCCGGGCTCCCGTGGGACGAGGAGATCGCAGCCCGGTACATCGTTCCTCTTCGACAGATGGCCGCTTCCGAGCTCGTCCCCCTCGCAGACATGGAGCGCGGGGACGCCGTGACCTATGCCGTTCTGGGAACCGCCCTGTACGAGCCCGTGATTCTGGCGCTGCGACGACTCCTGCACGCCGAGCTGGTCATCGGGCGCGGCGCGCCGAAGAAGAGCTAG
- a CDS encoding Na+/H+ antiporter subunit D produces the protein MNALVPLLVTLPLIGAAIALVFGRRRRVQVAVSITTLTAVLAIAAVLLVVVDSGQPLAVAVGGWPIPFGIVLYVDRLAALLVVVSSVVLLAVLLFSVGQGAADGDDETPVSIFHPSYLILAAGIFNAFIAGDLFNLYVGFEILLVASYVLITLGGTESRIRAGIVYIVVSLVSSILFLASIAMIYGALGTVNMAQIAERMGELPQHVQLTLHLMLLLAFSIKAAVFPLSFWLPDSYPTAPAPVTAVFAGLLTKVGVYALIRTETQLFPDSNVNVLLLIVALATMIVGVLGAVAQAELKRILSFTLVSHVGYMVFGLAIATPAAIGATIYYMVHHIVVQTTLFLAVGLIERRAGSTSILKIKGLMRAAPVIAVLYFIPAVNLGGLPPFSGFIGKYALFDAAAQVGTPLMMVLIVAGIVTSLLTLYALMRAWNLGFWREDDTEEPEVEARVEYLGNAPAAGIQTERRVIPRVMTAATAGMVAVTVALTVFAGPLYDMCTRIGDALLQPVQLVQLETQSGEVDQ, from the coding sequence ATGAACGCACTTGTCCCCCTCCTGGTCACCCTGCCGCTCATCGGCGCGGCCATCGCCCTCGTGTTCGGCCGGCGCCGCCGTGTTCAGGTCGCCGTCTCGATCACGACCCTCACGGCCGTGCTCGCCATCGCGGCGGTGCTTCTCGTGGTCGTCGACTCGGGGCAGCCGCTGGCGGTCGCGGTGGGCGGCTGGCCGATCCCCTTCGGCATCGTGCTGTACGTCGACCGCCTGGCGGCGCTGCTCGTGGTGGTCTCGAGCGTCGTGCTGCTCGCGGTCCTGCTCTTCTCGGTCGGCCAGGGCGCCGCCGACGGAGACGACGAGACCCCCGTCTCGATCTTCCACCCGTCGTACCTCATCCTCGCGGCGGGGATCTTCAACGCGTTCATCGCGGGCGACCTCTTCAACCTCTACGTGGGCTTCGAGATCCTGCTCGTCGCGTCGTACGTGCTGATCACGCTCGGCGGCACCGAGTCCCGCATCCGCGCCGGGATCGTCTACATCGTCGTCTCCCTCGTCTCCTCGATCCTCTTCCTCGCCTCGATCGCCATGATCTACGGCGCCCTCGGCACGGTGAACATGGCCCAGATCGCCGAGCGGATGGGGGAGCTGCCGCAGCACGTGCAGCTCACGCTGCATCTCATGCTGCTGCTGGCCTTCAGCATCAAGGCCGCCGTCTTCCCGCTGTCGTTCTGGCTGCCCGACTCCTATCCGACCGCTCCCGCGCCGGTGACGGCGGTGTTCGCGGGCCTGCTGACCAAAGTCGGCGTCTACGCGCTCATCCGCACCGAGACGCAGCTGTTCCCCGACAGCAACGTGAACGTCCTGCTGCTGATCGTCGCCCTCGCCACGATGATCGTCGGCGTGCTCGGTGCTGTCGCCCAGGCGGAGCTCAAGCGAATCCTCTCGTTCACCCTCGTGAGCCACGTGGGCTACATGGTGTTCGGGCTCGCGATCGCGACCCCGGCGGCGATCGGCGCGACGATCTACTACATGGTCCACCACATCGTGGTGCAGACGACCCTGTTCCTCGCCGTCGGACTCATCGAGCGTCGCGCCGGCAGCACCTCGATCCTCAAGATCAAGGGACTCATGCGCGCGGCGCCCGTGATCGCGGTGCTGTACTTCATCCCCGCGGTGAACCTGGGCGGGCTCCCGCCGTTCTCGGGCTTCATCGGCAAGTACGCGCTCTTCGACGCCGCAGCCCAGGTCGGCACACCGCTCATGATGGTCCTGATCGTGGCGGGTATCGTCACCTCGTTGCTCACGCTCTACGCGCTCATGCGCGCCTGGAACCTCGGTTTCTGGCGTGAGGACGACACGGAGGAGCCCGAGGTCGAGGCGCGCGTCGAGTACCTCGGCAACGCCCCGGCCGCCGGTATCCAGACCGAACGCCGCGTCATCCCCCGCGTCATGACCGCAGCGACCGCGGGCATGGTCGCCGTCACCGTGGCCCTCACGGTGTTCGCCGGACCCCTCTACGACATGTGCACCCGCATCGGCGACGCGCTGCTGCAGCCGGTCCAGCTCGTGCAGTTGGAGACGCAGTCCGGGGAGGTCGATCAGTGA
- a CDS encoding monovalent cation/H+ antiporter complex subunit F: protein MNPLLVAIYLVFAVAALLTLWRVIKGPSILDRAVASDVLLTEVMCVLGAEMAINHHTRTLPVLLVIAAIGVFGSISIARFVARKDANQR from the coding sequence ATGAACCCGCTGCTCGTGGCGATCTACCTCGTCTTCGCCGTCGCCGCCCTCCTCACGCTCTGGCGTGTGATCAAGGGACCGTCGATCCTCGACCGGGCCGTCGCGAGTGACGTGCTGCTGACCGAGGTGATGTGCGTGCTCGGTGCGGAGATGGCGATCAACCATCACACCCGCACGCTGCCGGTGCTGCTGGTGATCGCCGCGATCGGTGTGTTCGGATCCATCTCGATCGCGCGGTTCGTCGCGAGGAAGGATGCGAACCAGCGATGA
- a CDS encoding ABC transporter ATP-binding protein: MSVLELRAAGFAYGSQTVLEDVSLSVGAGESVGLVGESGAGKSTILRLLLGLSRPRDGEVRFDDAPLALRDRALMRRFRSSVQPVFQDPYSSLDPRQRIDRIVGEPLRSLGLASGADAATRVAEAVAAVGLAPDTLERYPHEFSGGQRQRIAIARAIVSRPRVLLADEPVSALDVTTRVQVIELLARLRDETGLALVMVSHDLGAVAALCERTVVLQHGRVVEEAPTARILTAAETPYARALVAAVPRLPR, translated from the coding sequence ATGAGCGTGCTGGAGCTTCGCGCAGCTGGGTTCGCGTACGGGTCGCAGACGGTTCTCGAGGACGTGTCGCTCTCCGTCGGTGCCGGTGAGTCCGTCGGGCTCGTGGGCGAGTCGGGTGCGGGCAAGTCCACGATCCTGCGCCTGCTGCTGGGGCTGTCACGTCCGCGCGACGGCGAGGTGCGCTTCGACGACGCGCCCCTCGCCCTGCGCGATCGCGCCCTCATGCGGCGCTTCCGCTCCAGCGTGCAGCCCGTCTTCCAGGATCCGTACTCGTCGCTCGATCCGCGTCAGCGCATCGATCGGATCGTCGGTGAGCCGCTGCGCTCGCTGGGGCTCGCGTCGGGAGCGGATGCGGCGACCCGTGTCGCCGAGGCGGTCGCCGCGGTGGGGCTCGCGCCGGACACCCTCGAGCGCTACCCGCACGAGTTCTCGGGCGGTCAGCGCCAGCGCATCGCGATCGCCCGGGCGATCGTGTCGCGCCCGCGTGTGCTCCTCGCCGACGAGCCGGTGAGCGCGCTGGATGTGACCACGCGCGTGCAAGTCATCGAGCTGCTCGCACGCCTGCGCGACGAGACGGGCCTCGCGCTGGTGATGGTCTCGCACGACCTCGGTGCCGTCGCCGCCCTGTGCGAGCGGACGGTGGTGCTGCAGCACGGCCGTGTCGTGGAGGAGGCGCCGACCGCCCGCATCCTCACCGCCGCCGAGACCCCCTACGCCCGCGCTCTCGTCGCCGCCGTCCCCCGCCTCCCCCGCTGA
- the argG gene encoding argininosuccinate synthase, whose translation MSKVLQSLPVGERVGIAFSGGLDTSVAVAWMRDKGAVPCTYTGDLGQPDEDDIASIPGRALQYGAEVSRLVDCKTALVEEGFVALACGAFHIRSGGRTYFNTTPLGRAVTGTLLVRAMKEDGVDIWGDGSTYKGNDIERFYRYGLLANPALRIYKPWLDADFVTELGGRKEMSEWLVAHDFPYRDSAEKAYSTDANIWGATHEAKTLEHLDVSLETVEPIMGVRFWDPAVEIATEDVTVTFERGRPVALNGVEYTDPVELVFEANRIGGRHGLGMSDQIENRIIEAKSRGIYEAPGMALLFIAYERLVNAILNEDTLATYHEQGRRLGRLMYEGRWLEPQSLMLRESIQKWVGSSITGEVTLRLRRGEDYSVLDTTAPHMSYGPEKLSMERVGDAAFGPTDRIGQLTMRNLDIQDSRARLEQYAGLGLIGGATGALMGELRRGASDEIVEHAEPYDAEREDLAEATDAVNEASAFDSGTD comes from the coding sequence ATGTCCAAGGTCCTGCAGTCCCTGCCCGTCGGCGAGCGCGTCGGCATCGCGTTCTCCGGAGGCCTCGACACCTCCGTCGCCGTCGCGTGGATGCGTGACAAGGGGGCCGTGCCCTGCACCTACACGGGAGATCTCGGCCAGCCCGACGAGGACGACATCGCCTCGATCCCCGGCCGTGCGCTGCAGTACGGCGCGGAGGTCTCGCGCCTGGTCGACTGCAAGACCGCGCTCGTCGAAGAGGGCTTCGTGGCCCTCGCCTGCGGCGCCTTCCACATCCGCAGCGGCGGACGCACCTACTTCAACACGACGCCCCTCGGCCGTGCGGTGACGGGCACCCTCCTCGTTCGCGCCATGAAGGAGGACGGCGTCGACATCTGGGGCGACGGCTCCACCTACAAGGGCAACGACATCGAGCGGTTCTACCGCTACGGCCTGCTCGCCAACCCCGCGCTGCGCATCTACAAGCCGTGGCTGGATGCGGACTTCGTCACCGAGCTCGGTGGCCGCAAGGAGATGAGCGAGTGGCTCGTCGCGCATGACTTCCCGTACCGCGACAGCGCCGAGAAGGCCTACTCGACCGACGCGAACATCTGGGGCGCGACCCACGAGGCCAAGACGCTCGAGCACCTCGACGTGTCGCTGGAGACCGTGGAGCCCATCATGGGCGTGCGGTTCTGGGATCCGGCCGTCGAGATCGCCACGGAGGACGTGACGGTCACCTTCGAGCGCGGTCGCCCGGTGGCCCTCAACGGTGTCGAGTACACGGATCCGGTGGAGCTCGTGTTCGAGGCGAACCGTATCGGCGGGCGTCACGGTCTGGGCATGAGCGACCAGATCGAGAACCGCATCATCGAAGCCAAGTCCCGCGGCATCTACGAGGCCCCCGGCATGGCGCTGCTGTTCATCGCCTACGAGCGCCTCGTCAACGCCATCCTCAACGAGGACACCCTCGCGACCTATCACGAGCAGGGACGCCGTCTCGGCCGCCTCATGTACGAGGGCCGCTGGCTGGAGCCGCAGTCGCTCATGCTGCGCGAGTCGATCCAGAAGTGGGTCGGTTCCTCCATCACGGGCGAGGTGACCCTGCGTCTGCGTCGCGGCGAGGACTACTCGGTGCTCGACACGACCGCCCCTCACATGTCCTACGGACCGGAGAAGCTGTCGATGGAGCGCGTCGGCGACGCGGCGTTCGGGCCCACCGACCGCATCGGCCAGCTCACGATGCGCAACCTCGACATCCAGGACTCGCGCGCGCGTCTCGAGCAGTACGCGGGTCTGGGACTCATCGGCGGCGCGACCGGCGCGCTCATGGGCGAGCTGCGACGCGGCGCCTCGGACGAGATCGTCGAGCACGCCGAGCCGTACGACGCCGAGCGCGAGGATCTCGCCGAGGCGACGGATGCGGTCAACGAGGCGTCCGCGTTCGACTCCGGCACCGACTGA
- a CDS encoding Na+/H+ antiporter subunit E, with the protein MIRHLRGPKGLIAQTWRQLPFFLWLVALWMLLWGQFTVIAFLTGLVAAILVTRVFRLPPVELSGRVNPWYGLVFVLAFLGALVKGSLLVAWQIVNPRRYPGVAVIAVPLATNDELILAHTAVTASLIPGSLVIDIDRDESVLYLHVIGVNSDADVEAQRRQVQRWERRIVRAVGSRAQLAQVAPARTGGAQAKEAGR; encoded by the coding sequence GTGATCCGACACCTCCGCGGCCCCAAAGGACTCATCGCCCAGACGTGGCGACAACTGCCGTTCTTCCTGTGGCTCGTCGCCCTGTGGATGCTGCTGTGGGGTCAGTTCACGGTCATCGCGTTCCTGACCGGACTCGTGGCGGCGATCCTCGTCACCCGGGTCTTCCGGCTGCCGCCGGTGGAGCTCTCGGGGCGCGTCAACCCCTGGTACGGCCTCGTCTTCGTCCTCGCTTTCCTCGGCGCCCTCGTCAAAGGCTCGCTGCTCGTCGCCTGGCAGATCGTGAACCCGCGGCGCTATCCCGGGGTCGCGGTCATCGCCGTGCCGCTCGCCACCAACGACGAGCTCATCCTCGCGCACACCGCCGTCACCGCATCCCTCATCCCCGGATCCCTCGTGATCGACATCGACCGCGACGAGAGCGTGCTCTACCTGCACGTCATCGGCGTGAACTCGGACGCGGACGTCGAGGCGCAGCGACGTCAGGTGCAGCGGTGGGAGCGGCGAATCGTGCGTGCGGTCGGCTCGCGCGCACAGCTCGCGCAGGTCGCGCCGGCCCGCACGGGTGGCGCCCAGGCGAAGGAGGCCGGCCGATGA
- a CDS encoding YhgE/Pip family protein, translating into MKVPAMITAELRRLTSTKMSVIALIALMCVPVLYGGLYLWANQDPYGRLDQVPVGLVVLDAGVTENGETTNYGDEVADNLVKDGTFDWQRMSADGAQDALQHGAVDFTVTIPADFSDALQSAAGTSPRQAGLELSTNDANNYLASTIGSQAIEKIRASVAKLVGTQAANRLLTAISDIRGNLVTAADGASQLADGAASALAGSQKLGDGASQLADGTAQLSSGASQLAGGASQLADGASQVAAGTATLDGYADRAATAAQGVVNDLPAIRSAIADELAARGLTPDEINAVLARLDTLGGDVRSVNDRVQSAVGQVDRLNAGAAQVSQGAASLASGSAQLADGAASAATGAAALRDGTGTLTSGLSQLDDGAKQLSSGLADGVAQIPDSDAALREQQADTIADPVDVESSKVASAADYGAGLAPFFASLAGWIGIYALFLIVKPISRRAVTALHSPVRITLAGWLTPGLLGGIQMIALFGVLSLALGFTFANPLSTLGIMVLASLTYAAIILALNVWFGSVGQFLGLVLMVLQLVTAGGTFPWQTLPAPLTGLHHVLPMGFVVDAMRQLMYGGDIARIGSDITVLVTWMLGALVLAALGVTRMTHKRTLRDLAPSLIG; encoded by the coding sequence ATGAAGGTTCCCGCGATGATCACGGCGGAGCTTCGCCGACTGACGTCCACGAAGATGTCGGTCATCGCGCTGATCGCCCTCATGTGCGTGCCCGTACTCTACGGCGGCCTGTACCTGTGGGCCAATCAGGATCCGTACGGCCGCCTCGACCAGGTGCCGGTCGGCCTCGTCGTGCTGGATGCGGGCGTGACCGAGAACGGCGAGACCACGAACTACGGCGACGAGGTCGCCGACAACCTCGTGAAGGACGGCACGTTCGACTGGCAGCGGATGAGCGCCGACGGCGCCCAGGACGCCCTGCAGCACGGCGCGGTCGACTTCACCGTCACGATCCCCGCCGACTTCTCCGACGCCCTGCAGTCGGCCGCCGGGACCTCGCCGCGTCAGGCGGGGCTCGAGCTGTCGACCAACGACGCGAACAACTACCTCGCCTCCACGATCGGCTCCCAGGCGATCGAGAAGATCCGCGCCTCGGTCGCGAAGCTGGTCGGCACCCAGGCGGCCAACCGGCTGCTGACGGCGATCAGCGACATCCGGGGCAATCTCGTCACCGCGGCCGACGGCGCGTCCCAGCTCGCCGACGGCGCGGCATCCGCTCTGGCAGGATCGCAGAAGCTCGGCGACGGCGCCTCCCAGCTCGCCGACGGGACGGCCCAGCTCTCCTCCGGCGCCTCCCAGCTCGCCGGCGGAGCGTCGCAGCTCGCCGACGGCGCGAGCCAGGTGGCGGCGGGCACGGCCACGCTCGACGGCTACGCAGACCGTGCGGCCACGGCAGCGCAGGGCGTGGTGAACGATCTGCCCGCCATCCGCTCCGCGATCGCCGACGAGCTCGCCGCGCGCGGGCTCACTCCCGACGAGATCAACGCCGTGCTCGCGCGCCTCGACACCCTCGGCGGCGACGTGCGCTCTGTGAACGATCGCGTGCAGTCCGCAGTCGGCCAAGTCGACCGGCTCAACGCCGGCGCAGCCCAGGTGTCGCAGGGAGCAGCGAGTCTCGCGAGCGGTTCGGCGCAGCTCGCCGACGGCGCCGCATCCGCGGCCACCGGTGCGGCGGCGCTCCGCGACGGCACCGGCACGCTCACCTCGGGTCTGTCCCAGCTGGACGACGGCGCGAAGCAGCTCTCGAGCGGGCTCGCCGACGGCGTGGCGCAGATCCCCGACTCCGACGCGGCGCTGCGCGAGCAGCAGGCCGACACGATCGCCGATCCGGTGGATGTGGAATCGAGCAAGGTCGCCTCCGCGGCGGACTACGGCGCGGGTCTCGCCCCCTTCTTCGCCTCGCTCGCGGGCTGGATCGGCATCTACGCGCTCTTCCTGATCGTGAAGCCCATCTCGCGTCGCGCGGTCACGGCCCTGCACTCCCCCGTCCGCATCACCCTGGCGGGCTGGCTGACGCCGGGGCTTCTGGGCGGCATCCAGATGATCGCGTTGTTCGGCGTCCTGTCGCTCGCGCTCGGCTTCACGTTCGCGAATCCGCTCTCGACGCTCGGCATCATGGTGCTCGCATCCCTCACGTACGCGGCGATCATCCTCGCGCTGAACGTGTGGTTCGGATCGGTCGGCCAGTTCCTGGGTCTCGTGCTCATGGTCCTGCAGCTCGTGACAGCGGGCGGGACGTTCCCGTGGCAGACGCTCCCGGCGCCGCTGACGGGGCTGCATCACGTGCTGCCGATGGGCTTCGTCGTCGATGCGATGAGACAGCTCATGTACGGCGGCGACATCGCCCGGATCGGCAGCGACATCACGGTGCTGGTCACCTGGATGCTGGGCGCCCTGGTGCTCGCCGCGCTGGGCGTCACACGGATGACGCACAAGCGCACCCTCCGCGACCTCGCCCCCTCCCTCATCGGCTAG
- the mnhG gene encoding monovalent cation/H(+) antiporter subunit G: MIAHLQADAGFPLDAVLDTAALVLILVGALLCLTAAIGLLRFHDVPTRLHAATKPQVLGFLLICLAVALSVRSWAAVAFLVPIALIQLATAPLSAHMVGRQAYRNRTLDEDAMYVDELRDKDPDPR, encoded by the coding sequence ATGATCGCGCACCTTCAGGCGGATGCGGGGTTCCCGCTCGACGCCGTCCTCGACACCGCAGCCCTCGTGCTGATCCTCGTCGGCGCGCTGCTGTGCCTGACGGCCGCGATCGGACTGCTGCGCTTCCATGACGTCCCCACGCGTCTGCACGCCGCGACCAAGCCCCAGGTGCTCGGCTTCCTGCTGATCTGCCTGGCGGTCGCGTTGTCGGTGCGGAGCTGGGCCGCGGTGGCCTTCCTCGTCCCGATCGCTCTCATCCAGCTCGCGACGGCGCCGCTGTCGGCGCACATGGTGGGCCGGCAGGCGTACCGAAACCGCACGCTGGACGAGGACGCGATGTATGTCGACGAGCTGCGCGACAAGGACCCCGACCCGCGCTGA
- a CDS encoding helix-turn-helix domain-containing protein translates to MVSFVKLQALPEGLFTHACPTRTVLDHVMSRWGVLVLSALVRGTLRWSELRRAVDGISEKMLASTLRQLTADGFVERESFPTVPPHVEYRLTDRGRDLMARMLPLLEWIATNADDIVAGESASA, encoded by the coding sequence ATGGTGAGTTTTGTGAAATTACAGGCCCTGCCTGAGGGATTGTTCACCCACGCGTGCCCTACGAGAACGGTGCTCGACCACGTGATGAGTCGCTGGGGTGTTCTCGTGCTCTCGGCGCTCGTGCGCGGAACGCTCCGCTGGAGCGAGCTTCGTCGTGCCGTGGACGGCATCAGCGAGAAGATGCTCGCATCCACGCTGCGGCAGCTGACCGCGGACGGCTTCGTCGAGCGGGAGTCGTTCCCCACGGTGCCGCCCCACGTGGAGTATCGGCTGACCGATCGGGGTCGTGACCTCATGGCGCGCATGCTGCCGCTGCTGGAGTGGATCGCGACGAACGCCGACGACATCGTGGCGGGGGAGTCGGCGAGCGCCTAG
- a CDS encoding peptidylprolyl isomerase, producing MRARLLALPLAVAALALLAGCASAAPAPALTAQSTAPAAATDTAGTCTYSAGGAAARDVTAPPTEPAVTGTVAVTLQTSAGDIPISMDADRTPCTVNSFVSLATQGYYTDTNCHRLTTSGIFVLQCGDPTATGMGGPGYRYADELDGSETYPAGTVAMANAGPGTNGSQFFLVYEDTRLDPDYTVFGQMDAAGIAVVQQIAAAGTDSGGADGKPKTPVTITGVTVG from the coding sequence ATGCGTGCCCGACTCCTCGCTCTCCCCCTCGCCGTCGCCGCCCTCGCCCTCCTTGCCGGGTGCGCGAGCGCGGCCCCCGCCCCCGCCCTCACCGCCCAGAGCACGGCTCCGGCTGCTGCCACAGACACGGCCGGCACCTGCACCTACTCCGCCGGCGGCGCCGCTGCGCGCGACGTGACCGCACCTCCGACCGAGCCCGCCGTCACCGGCACCGTCGCGGTCACGCTGCAGACCTCCGCCGGCGACATCCCGATCAGCATGGATGCGGACCGCACCCCGTGCACGGTGAACAGCTTCGTCTCCCTCGCCACCCAGGGGTACTACACCGACACGAACTGCCACCGGCTCACGACGTCCGGCATCTTCGTGCTGCAGTGCGGCGACCCCACCGCGACCGGAATGGGCGGACCGGGTTACCGCTACGCCGACGAGCTCGACGGATCCGAGACGTACCCCGCCGGAACCGTCGCGATGGCCAACGCCGGCCCCGGCACGAACGGCTCGCAGTTCTTCCTCGTCTACGAGGACACGCGCCTGGATCCTGACTACACGGTGTTCGGCCAGATGGATGCGGCCGGCATCGCCGTCGTGCAGCAGATCGCCGCGGCCGGCACCGACAGCGGCGGCGCCGACGGCAAGCCCAAGACGCCGGTCACGATCACCGGTGTGACCGTCGGCTGA